In Nodosilinea sp. PGN35, one DNA window encodes the following:
- a CDS encoding O-antigen ligase — protein MQAQRITLNGNTLLSAKQIDLAENCFAAFCLLFFAGAFGFSSDLSEASVIPESIITLLRYGTYASTLLLLLLRPVETIKTARSNKWALGLIAIVCISFLWSPDPSMTIDAVWKEFIPMFLLSLYFASRFTLEQQFKIVLWVLVIVFLESVALAVAMPGVGLHTAGPFIGSWKGVFAQKNQFGAHSTMTMIALFMLANYAENKQRWALLLFGGCFAALLVSSSVTALALSVLGLLLTVFYRRFAWLGKRSILLGSLFVMAAISFSYVLFSNWVEILDYFDKDPTLSTRTLIWHLVINSKIPGSPYLGYGRGVFWNSPTLTSGFETIAYHIPPHAHNGFLDLILDVGLIGFVFFCVTWFVAYTRAARLAYDRKAAAYLWPLVFLSMLILFNTFESYLARLTTLYWILFITLAFSLSPKVFASKD, from the coding sequence ATGCAAGCCCAAAGAATTACTCTTAACGGTAATACGCTATTATCCGCAAAGCAGATTGATCTCGCGGAAAACTGTTTTGCGGCATTTTGCCTGCTGTTTTTTGCCGGAGCTTTTGGATTTAGCAGCGATCTCTCTGAAGCTTCCGTTATTCCTGAGTCTATCATTACTCTGCTCCGATACGGCACCTATGCATCTACCCTACTGCTATTACTACTTCGACCTGTTGAAACCATAAAGACAGCTCGCAGCAACAAGTGGGCTTTAGGCCTAATCGCTATTGTTTGTATATCTTTCCTATGGTCTCCTGATCCGTCAATGACGATAGATGCTGTTTGGAAAGAATTTATTCCTATGTTTTTGCTCAGTCTTTATTTTGCTTCTCGATTTACTTTAGAGCAGCAGTTTAAGATTGTCCTTTGGGTATTAGTGATAGTCTTTCTGGAGAGTGTGGCTCTAGCAGTTGCTATGCCTGGTGTTGGTTTACACACAGCTGGTCCATTTATCGGTAGTTGGAAGGGAGTGTTTGCCCAAAAGAATCAGTTTGGTGCGCACTCGACTATGACTATGATCGCCCTGTTTATGCTAGCCAACTATGCCGAAAACAAGCAGCGGTGGGCATTGCTCCTGTTTGGAGGCTGCTTTGCGGCGTTGCTCGTCAGTAGCTCTGTGACGGCATTGGCTCTTTCTGTATTGGGATTGTTGCTGACGGTTTTTTACCGTCGATTTGCCTGGTTAGGGAAACGCTCCATCCTGCTAGGCAGCCTGTTTGTGATGGCTGCAATTAGTTTCTCTTATGTTTTGTTCTCTAACTGGGTCGAAATTTTAGATTACTTTGACAAAGATCCTACGCTATCTACACGAACACTTATCTGGCATCTTGTTATTAACTCTAAAATTCCGGGTAGTCCCTATCTTGGATACGGCAGAGGCGTATTTTGGAATTCGCCGACCCTAACTTCTGGGTTTGAGACTATTGCTTACCATATTCCACCCCACGCACACAACGGTTTTTTAGACCTTATTCTTGACGTTGGTTTAATTGGCTTCGTATTCTTTTGTGTAACGTGGTTTGTTGCCTACACTAGAGCTGCTAGGCTAGCCTACGATCGCAAAGCAGCTGCCTATCTATGGCCGCTTGTGTTTCTATCGATGCTTATACTTTTCAATACGTTTG